The genomic interval TATTGCTTTAGCTTCTGGTATGGCTGCTATAAGTTATACTTTACTCAATGTGGCAGAAGGTGGAGGACGTATCTTGACCTCTCCATACCTCTATGGGGGAAGTACAGACAGCTTTAAAAAGGTTTATCCTAAATTTGGCATTCACTTCGACTATGCAAAGAACCTCGAAAATCCTGAAAAACTTGCTGAAGAAATTAAACCGGATACCAAGGCGATTTATGTTGAAAGCATCAGTAACCCCAGTGGGGTGCTTTTAGATATTGATGCTATTGCAGAAGTTGCTCACGCTCATGGTATACCGCTCATTGTAGATAACACCGTGGCAACGCCATATTTATATAATCCTATTGCCCATGGAGCAGATATTGTGGTTTATTCTGCAACTAAGGGACTTACAGGCCATGGAAATGTCATTGCGGGATTGGTTCTGGAAAGTGGGAAATTTAACTGGCAGAGCGATAAATTCCCTCATTTCTCAGAAAAACTCTATACTTTGCGTGATATTCATGAGAATAACCGCAGTTACCTGGAAATATTCCCAGAGTTTCCGTTTACAGCCCGTATTCGTTTTAACTATCTTAACTATTTTGGGGCTGCTTTATCCCCATTCGATGCGTACCTTGTATTGATTGGCCTTGAAACGCTTTCTGAACGTGTAGCAAAACAAGTGAAGAATGCAGAGATTCTGGCAGAGTATTTAAAGAATCACAAGTATGTGGAATGGGTTCGCTATCCAGGTCTTAAGGAAAGTCCTTATTATGAACTTGCAAAACGGGATTTTCCAAAAGGAGCAGGGGGACTCTTAGCTTTCGGCTTTAAGGGGACAACAGCCCAAAGAGAGGCATTTCTTGATGCGGTAGAGCTATTCAAATATCATGTCAACATTGGAGATGCCCGAAGTTTGATTGTTAATTCACCTCAGACCACCCATAGTGAATTAGAACCGGATGAGAAAAAGATTGCAGACATTCCTGAAAACCTTATTCGTATTTCAGCAGGGTTAGAAGATCCGGAAGATTTAATAGCAGATCTTGAGCAAGCTTTTGAAAAAGCTTATGTCTGATACTTTAAAGGAGTAAAAGGAGGGTAAAATACGATGAGGAAAATGAAAAAACTAACCAAAATCCTGGTATCCATTTCTGTTTTGACGTTGATGTTTTCAGGCTGTGGAAAACAAGCTGCCACTGAAACTCAAACTCAGACCAATAACAATGTAGCTGAATCGAGTACAGAGTACAAATATGGGAAAATTGATATTCCGGGTAAAGATGGATCCCTTTGCGGTGCACCTATATATATTGCTTATGAAAAAGGCTTTTTTAAGGAGCAAGGGTTTGATGTCAACTTAATCTCTGCAGATTTTGAAACCCGCAAAATTGGATTAAATAATGGAACCATTCCTATTGTTAATGGAGATTTTCAATTCTTTCCTTCTATTGAGAATGGTGTGAAGGTAAAAGTGGTGGATGGTTTGCATTATGGCTGTATTAAACTGATTGTTCCAAAAGATTCATCGATTCAAACTGTTCAGGACCTTAAAGGCAAAAAGATTAGTGTGGATGAGATCGGTGGAACTCCCCATCAGGTGGCATCGGTATGGCTGGAGAAGAATGGGATATCTGCTAAACAAGAGGATGGGGAAGTTACCTTTCTTCCTTTCTCTGATGGTAATCTTGCGATTGAAGCTTTAAATAAAGGAGATGTGGATGTAGCGGCTTTATGGGATCCCTTTGGCTCTGTTCAGGAGAAAACAGGTAACTACCGTGTGATTCTGGATATTTCTAAAGATGATCCTTTTGCTGGAAAGTATTGCTGTTTCCTATATGCTTCCGAGAAGTTGTTAAATGAAAGTCCTGAAAAAGTTGCTGCACTGCTGCGTGCCTACAGAGCAGCCCAAAACTGGATTGCAGAAAATCCGGAAGAAGCAGTTGACATTATTATCAACGGCAAATATGCCCAGATCGAAGACAGAGACCTGGCGATTCAACTGATTAAAAGCTATAAGTATCCAACTGCCAGCGACAGAGAGAAAGATCCAACACAAGTATATGACAACGTTCAGTATTTTGCAGAGCAATTACATCAAATTGGCTATTTAAAGACAGATCCGAATACATTTGCTCAAGACTCATATGCAGAGGTTGATATTAACTTAGGTTTATAAGGATTTTTAAAATGATCTTTGCCCGGAGATTTTCCGGGCAAAAATAAATTAAAATTACAGGAGGTATTCTTATGCCCGGTTTAGCTAAGTTAAGATTGTCAGCACTTCCTGTATTTAAAGTAAAACAACATCATAAAAGGTATAAATTAATATCCGATAAAGAGTGGAAGTTTTCTTTTGTTTTAACACTTGTTGGATTTGTGATTGCCATAGCAGTCAATCTCTTTGTAAAGCAAGTAGCAGATGTCGAAATAAAGACTTATGAAGTTTTAGGAATTCCATTAACTTTTAATTCTTTTTACAGGTTAATTCTTTTAGTGATTGTTTTGCTTTATGCAGGTATTGGTATATTTTCATATTTTGATCCTCTAAGAAAAATAAAGTTTGTGGACAGAACTCCTTTTCGTTTTGCTGTGGGGATTGTCCTTGCTATCTGGGACATATTAGGAACAAAGTATCTGATTTTGCCGCAGCCTTTTTTCCCGGGACCTGCAAAAATTCTCGAACCTTTTCTTATGGAAGGAAAATTTATTTTTGAAAATATGCTTTACTCATTAAAACTCTATGCTGCTGGCTTTTCTATTGGTGTTCTATTAGGTGTTACGACAGGCATTTTAATTGGTTGGTTCCCCAAGGTCTATTACTGGGTATATCCCATATTAAAGATGACCGGTGTCATTCCTGCTGTAGCATGGATGCCTTTTGCCTTGACCCTTTTTCCAACTCCATTTTCGGCAGCAGTTTTTCTCATTGTAATTTGTGCATGGTTTTCTATTGCTTCACTGACTGCTTTGGGGGTACAATCCACACCAAAAGCACAATTTGAAGTAGCCAGAACTCTGGGGGCTAAAACTTCATATCTGGTATTTCATGTGGCAATCCCTCAGGCTATGCCACAGATTTTTACAGGTATAGCCAATGCCAATGGATTTGCTTTTACAACCTTGGTAATGGCAGAGATGATGGGCCAGCCTGGCGGACTGGGATATTATATTAACCTGAGTAAAGTATGGTCTGCTTATTATAAAGTATTTGCTTCTATTTTGATTATGGCAATTCTATTTAGCCTCATTACAAAAGTGCTTAGCTTAATACAGGACTATGTATTGCGCTGGAGGAAAGGATGGGTGAAAGAATGAGCAAGAATTTATCTGTAATCAGTGACATTATTTTGGATATGGAGAATGTAAGCCATACGTATTATGATGATTTAGGCAACCATGTAGAAGCTCTTAAAAACATTAATTTATCTGTTTTTCGTGGAGAATTTCTCTCGATTATAGGTGCTTCCGGGTGTGGAAAAACAACTCTTTTAAGGCTGATTGCAGGTCTCGAAAAACCAGATACGGGAACACTCATCCTTAACGGAGAAGAAATTTCAGAACCCGGTCCGGAACGGGGGTATGTTTTTCAAAACGGAGCCCTTTTTCAGTGGCTGACGATTGAAAAAAATATTGCGACAGGACTTAAAGCACGGGGAGTTTATAAAGAGTATAAAGATCTTGTGGGTCATTATATTGAACTTATAGGCCTAAAGGGATTTGAAAAATCTTATCCTCATCAAATCAGCGGTGGTATGGCACAGCGTGTTGCTATTGCAAGAGCACTTATTAACAATCCTAAAGTATTGCTTCTTGATGAGCCCATGGGAGCTCTGGATTCATTTACCCGTGCGGATATTCAGGATAAATTGCTTGAACTGCACAAGGAAAACAATACAACCATGATTTTAGTGACGCATGATGTGGACGAAGCGATTTATCTTTCAGATCGTATTGTCATTATGACACCTCGGCCTGGAAAAATTAGTGAGATTATGGAGATTAGACTTCCTCATCCGCGACATCGCGGCGGCACGGAATTTCTTGAAATTCGCAGAAGAATATTAGAAAAGCTGAAGCTTGCCAGTGCATTGCCTCAGCCAGAGTATATTATATAAATTTCGATTATATAGACTTTAATAAAGTTTGGAGGACAGAGCTATGAGAAAAGAAATTAGACAAATTGCGATTTATGGAAAAGGTGGTATCGGAAAATCCACCACTACACAAAATCTTACTGCAGCCCTTGCAGAAAGCGGGAAAAAAGTTATGGTGGTTGGGTGCGACCCAAAAGCGGATTCAACAAGACTTCTTTTAGGAGTTCTTGCACAGCGTACCGTTCTTGATACATTACGTGATACAGGAGAAGATGTGGAACTCAGTAATATTTTAAGTATTGGATTTGGGGGTATTAAATGTGTGGAATCTGGAGGGCCAGAACCTGGCGTTGGCTGTGCCGGCCGTGGGATCATTACCTCTGTTGGCTTATTAGAACAGCTTGGTGCTTATACAGAAGACTTAGATTATGTGTTTTATGATGTTCTGGGGGATGTTGTATGCGGTGGCTTTGCGATGCCAATTCGTGAAGGAAAAGCTCAAGAAATTTATATTGTAGCCAGTGGAGAAATGATGGCACTGTATGCCGCAAATAATATTGCAAAAGGAATTGCAAGGTTTGCCCGAAAAGGTGGTGTACGGCTGGGTGGCATCATCTGTAATAGCCGCAATGTAGACAGAGAGATTGAACTTCTTAGAGCTTTTTGCGCGGAATTAGGCACTCAGCTCATTCATTTTGTACCACGGGATAATGTGGTACAGCGTGCAGAAATTAATCGTAAAACCGTTATCGAATATGCACCGGATTCCAAACAAGCGGATGAATATCGTAGTCTCGCCAAAGCAATCGATGAGAACACATATTTTACAATTCCAAAGCCAATGTCCCATGAACGACTAGAAGAAATTTTGCTGGAATATGGACTCATGGATTCCATAAAAGACAATTATGCCATATGATGAACAACCATATAAGGGATTTTTTAACCAGACACTTTCTGATGGGATCAGAGAGTGTTTTTTATATAAAAGCAAAAGTGATTTGGAAAAATATTGAAATTATTTTTGGAATATATTGATTTAAAATATATATAATTCAAGAGATGGCTGAAGTAATAAGCTAGTTAAAATGTATAAATATCATTTAGGTATTCGTTGATAATATATATGTTTTGAATAGTAATAATCAAATAAAGGTGAAAAAATAAAATATTTAATAAATTATCAACAAACTATTGCCTTAATTTTGTAACTATGATATAATTCATATCGGAAACGTTACCGACCTAATCTTGGTAATGTTATCTTTCTATAGAGGTCAGGTGAAGGAATGAACAATTATACTATAAAGGATATAGCAAGGATTGCAGGTGTTGGTGTAACCACTGTGTCCAGAGTTCTCAATAATGGATATGGTGTCAGTAAGGAAACCAGAGCGAAAGTTATGGAGGTTATAGAAAAGTGCAATTATATTCCTAACTCCAATGCGAAGCATTTAAAGCAAGTCACCTCCCAAATCGTATGTATCATTGTAAAGGGTACCTATAATCCTTTTTTCCATGATATGGTTGTGGAACTGCAAAAATGTGTAGAAGCGGAAGGATATATACCCTTAGTGAGTTACATAGATGAAGATGAAAATGAGATCAGATGTGCAAATCAGTTAATAAAGGAAAAGAAGGCTCAGGGCATTATCTTTTTAGGCGGTAGTGCTGTAGACAAAGAAGAGGAATTACATAAATTAAACAGTCCTTGTGTATATGCGACTTCCAGTGCCAGCGACTGTAACGTTTCAGGTGTGAGCAGCGTATCTATCGATGATTGTCTGGAGGCAAGAAGAGCTGTAACTTATTTGCTTGATTCAGGGCATAAAAACATTTTGGTTGTAGGAGGAGCAATTTATCAGAAAGATTTGATGTACAACAGATATCAAGGTGTGTTGGAAGCCTTTGAAGAGCGAAGTATGCATTTTGATAAGAAAAATATGTATATTGAATCGAAGTTTTCCTATGCCGCTGCCTATGAAAGTATGTCCAGTTTTTTAAAGCTGAATAAGCCGATTACAGCAGTATTTGCTATGTCAGATGTCATGGCTATAGGCATTGCCAAATGTGTTATCGATCATGGACTTAAAGTGCCAGAAGATATATCTATTATAGGTTTTGATGGTATTGAACAGGCTTGGTTTTATAATCCGACCATTACAACGATTAAACAACCTTCTGTGGAAATAGCGAAAAAGAGTGTGGCGCTATTAATTAAGACCATTCGAGATAAGGCTTTTTCTCAGCACTTAACCGTTTCAGGAAAGCTTTTAAAAGGCAATTCTGTTAAAGTAATGAGCTAAAAAAGTCTCTGAAAGAGATTTTTAAATAAAAAATATTAAAAATGGAGGGAATATTATGTCAAAAAAACTCAAAAAAGTAATGGCTTTGGTTCTTGCTGCTGTCATGTCAACAGCATTATTTGCAGGATGTGGTAATAAGGGAGCAAGTACTTCTACCGGTAACAGTAGCACTACTACAAGTAGTAATACTCAAGATACAGGTAGCAAAGAAAAAGTTACATTAAAGGTTTGGGGTGCGCAAGAAGAACAACCATTGTTAAAAGAAATGGTTGAATCCTTTAAAGCAGCTCATCCAGAGAAAGAATATGATATTACCCTTGCTGTTGTAAGTGAATCTGACCTTAAAGGTAAGTACTTGGATGACCCGGCAGCTGCAGCTGACGTTTTTGCCTTTGCTAATGACCAGATTTGGGACTTATATAATGCAGGTGCATTATATGAAGTGACCAGAAATAAAGACGCTATTATCAGTGCAAATATTGAAGGTGCAGTAGATGCAGCTACCATTGACGGTAAATTATATGCTTATCCGATGACTGCTGACAACGGATATTTCTTATACTATGACAAGAGCGTTATAAGCGATGAAGAAGCTAAGACATTGGATGGAATTTTAGCAGCGGCTGATAAGGCTGGCAAAAAAGTAGTTATGGACATTTCCAACGGATATTACATAGCTTCCTTCTTCTTTGGAGCAGGCTGTACATTAAAGATTGAAAACGGTAAACAAGTTTGCGATTTCAACAATGCAAATGGACTTAAAGCTGCAGAAGCTATAAAGGCATTTACAGCTCATAATGCTTTTATGACTGGTGATGATCCAGTAATAACTGCTCAGATCGGCGACACAGTAGCAGCAGCTGTTACCGGTACCTGGAATGCAGAAGTTATTAAATCAAAATTAGGCGATAACTTTGGAGTAGCAAAACTTCCAACATATACTTCCGGATCAGAGCAAATTCAGATGGGCAGCTTTATGGGTTACAAGCTGGTTGGTGTAAACAGCCAGACCAAATTCCCGGTAGATGCTATGGATTTTGCTGAATGGATTACTAATGAAGAAAATCAGAAACTTAGATATGAAAAGAGAGGTTTAGGACCTTCAAATAAGAACGTTGCTGAAAGCGAAGCAGTTAAATCCAATCCTGTATTAGGTGCATTGGCAGAACAAAGTAAATATGCTGTTTCACAAAAAGATGTACTTGGTAGTTACTGGACACCAGCTGAAGCTTTTGGAGCAGCTTTGGAAGCAAAAGACTACTCAAAATCTCTTCAAGAACTATTGGATGAAATGGTAGCGCAAATTCAACAATAGATTTTCCTGATGAGAAAAACGGCTGGAACTATTTCTGGCTGTTTTTCTATTAGATTTCTTATATTTATATATGTTGGAGGTATATATGGAAGATATTAATGTATCCAAAGAGATCAGCAATGACAAATCCCTCTTTCTTAAAGCCTTGAAAAAAGGTGATCTTGTAACAAAATTAAGCTTCATTATTATGGGCTTGGGATGCATTTTAAGAGGACAGATCGTAAAAGGATTGTTTTATCTTGCTCTTCAGGTATGCTTTATCGTATACATATTAAATAGCGGATGGTATTATTTAAGTAATCTGACTACACTGGGAAAATTCGAGCAATACCAGATATGGAATGAGGAACTTCAGATCTATGAATATAAACCTGGAGACAACTCCATGTTAATTTTGCTGTTTGGTGTTGTTAGCTTATTTATAATTGCTGCAATAATTGTGATGTATATTAAAAGTGTTAAGCAAGCTTATAGGTGCGAATTGTTAAGAAAGGCGGGAAAGAAGCCTTCCACTTTTATAGAAGATGTAAAAGATCTATTCGATAAAAATTTTCATATGACATTATTGACTTTTCCTACGATCGCAGTAACACTTACAATCATTATGCCGCTTACTTTTATGATTTTGATGGCATTCACAAACTTTGACAGGAACCACCAACCGCCGGGAAAGCTCTTTACCTGGGTTGGATTTGAGAATTTCAGGAACATCATCTGGACGAATCCTCAGATGTCCACAACTTTTGTCGGTATTTTAATTTGGACTTTTATATGGGCTTTTTTTGCTACATTTAGTAACTATATTCTTGGAATGCTTTTAGCGATAATTATCAATAAGAAAGGAATTAAGTTTAAAGGATTCTGGAGAACCTTATTTGTATTGACTGTTGCAGTTCCCCAGTTCGTATCATTAATGCTTATGTCCAGAGTCTTCCAGGATCAGGGGATTGCCAATGTAATTCTGCAGAACTTAGGACTTATTAAGACTCCTATTAAGTTTTTGACCGATGGAGACATTGCAAAGATACTTGTAATATTAGTTAATATATGGATTGGGGTTCCCTATACTATGTTGATCACATCAGGAATTCTTATGAATATTCCTGATGACTTGTATGAAAGCGCAAAGATTGATGGCGCTGGCCCTGTAACAGCTTTTATAAAAATTACGTTACCATACATGCTCTTTGTGACAACTCCATATTTAATCACTCAGTTTGTTGGAAACATTAACAACTTTAACGTTATATATTTGTTGACTGAAGGAAAGCCATTCTCTCTTAGCTACTATCAGGCAGGAGAAACAGATTTGCTTGTGACTTGGCTGTATAAACTTACTGTAAATGAACAGAACTATTCTCTTGCATCTACTATAGGGATCATCATATTTTTAATCAGTGCATCATTATCACTCATTGCCTATAATAGATCTGCATCTATTCAAAAGGAGGATACTTTCCAATGATCAATCAAAATAAATCTAATGAAGTAAGAACTGGTTATGGCATGAGAAATAAAATAGCCAATGCCATAATCTATGTTATTTTAACAGTGCTAGGCATACTCTGGATTATTCCGTTGGTATGGCTTATTCTTCAGTCTTTACGAGAAGAACCGGGCGCATACACCTCCTATGTTTTGCCTAAAAACTATACACTAGATAATTATATCAGACTGTTTACTGAGACCGATTTGTTCAATTATCCCAGATGGTTTATGAATACCTTGATAGTGGCAATATTTAGTTGTATTTTATCTACTTTATTGGTTTTAAGCATTAGTTATGCTTTCAGTAGATTGAAATTTAAAGCAAGAAAACCTATGATGAATGTAGCTTTGATTTTACGTATGTTTCCGGGGTTTATGTCCATTGTCGCTGTTTATCATATACTGAAGGCTGTAGGATTAGACCAATCCCTGGCGGCTTTAGTGATCGTGTATTCTGGTGGAGCTGCTTTGGAGTATTTGATTGCCAAAGGATTCTTTGATACGATTCCTAAGGCTTTAGACGAGGCTGCAATTATAGATGGAGCAACTCAAAGCCAAGTATTTTGGCAGGTTACATTGCCGCTTTCAAAACCAATTGTTACTTATACTGTGTTGACATCTTTCATAGCTCCCTGGATAGACTTTATATTTGTCAGTGTCATTATGAAAGATAATTATCAGAATTACACAATTGCCCTTGGATTACATCAGATGATTTCAAGAGAAAATCTCTACAATTATTTCACGCGTTTCTGTGCAGGTGCAGTATTAATTGCGATACCTATTACAATTTTATTTATCATTATGCAGAAGAACTACGTAGAAGGTGTAACCGGAGGTTCTGTAAAAGGTTAAGGTGTGTTGGAGGAGCTTAAATATGAGAAAAGTCCTGGGGATTATATTGTGCTTTGTTATGCTTCTTATGGGTGGGTGCAGTGATCATTTGCAGGTTAATCTTATAGATGACAATTATAGAAATTATTATGAAATTTTTGTTCGTTCTTTTTATGATTCAGATGGAGATGGTATTGGTGATATCAGAGGCATAACAGAGAAGCTGGACTATTTAAAAGATAATGATTTCAAAACTAAAAAAGACTTGGGGATAGATGGGATATGGCTTATGCCTATAATGCCATCTCCCACCTATCATAAGTATGACGTTACGGACTATTATTCCATAGATCCTCAATATGGGACCATGGAGGATTTTGAAGAATTAATCAGGAAGTGCAATGAAAGAGGTATTAAGGTAATTATTGATTTGGTTGTAAACCATACCTCTGCACAGCATCCATGGTTTTTATCCGCAAAGAAAAGTTTAGGGATAGACCCCTGTGGCCAGGAAGTGTGTTCATATCCTGAATTATGCAGGGAGCACAATCCATATGTCAAATATTATAATTTCTCTCAGGAGCAAAAGGCTGGATATCACTCGGTAGATATGCCTTCAGGCTGGTATTATGAAGGCCAGTTCTGGGACCAGATGCCGGATTTGAACCTGGACAATCCAGAAGTAAGAAAGGAAATCGAAAACATAGGGAAATTTTGGATAGAAAAAGGAGTTGCTGGGTTCAGAGTAGATGCAGTTACTTCTTTTTACACTGGAAATACTACAAAAAGTGTGGAATTCTTAAAAGATTTTAATGAGAGAATGGAAGCTTATAAGAAGGATGTTTATATAGTTGGTGAAGTATGGTCGGATGCAGGTACTATATCTGAATATTATAAGAGTGGAGCAGACAGCTTCTTTAACTTTCCTTTTGCAGATAATAGCGGAAAAATAGTTTCTGTGATAAGAAATAGAGACGGTGTTGGATTTAGTAAGTCCCTGGAAGAATGGCAGAGTAAAATAAAAAGTATAGATGAGGATGCTATTGATGCACCTTTTATATCCAATCATGATCAAAGCAGAAGTGCAGGATTTTTAGCTCAGAATCTTGTTCATATGAAAATGGCTGCCAGTCTTTATCAGTTGATGCCAGGGAATACCTTCATATATTATGGCGAAGAAATAGGAATGATTGGTTCAGGCAAAGATGAAAATAAGAGATTGCCTATGGTATGGTCTGTTACAAATCAAAAAGGGATTACTGAAGCACCGCCATATGCAGATTATACAGGAACGATAGAGGCTGGCGTTGCCGAACAAGAGAAAGATCAGAACTCCTTGCTTCAATTTTATAAGGAACTTATAAGAATAAAAAATGAAAATCCTGAAATTCAGAGAGGAAAAGTAACTTCCTTAGATTTGGAGAATCCTGCGGTGTGTGCTTACAGTTTGGAATATAATGGTTCCAAGATATATGTTATTCATAATCTGGCAGATGAACAGGCAGATTTAGATCTAAGTGGAGATAAGTATTCTGATCTTAAGATCAGGGGGGAATTAAAAACCAATGGCGGAAAGATTACCTTGAAAAATGGTAGGCTGACGATGCCTTCCATGTCAACAGTGGTTCTGAAGTATTAAAATTCATGAATACGTATAAAAAAGCAAGCTGCAAAACTATTAGGTTTTGCAGCTTGCTTTTTTAGTATATAGGAAATTCTTTCGAGTTTCCTATATACTAAAAACCTTCCGGCAGAATGCGCATTCGCGCAAGAATTTTACAAGGAAAACTCAATTTTATTGCATAATTACAAATAATTGTTATTTCGATACTGAGTAGGGGTAATTCCAGTAAAAGCTTTAAAGGTTCGGGTAAAATGACTTTGATCATAAAAGCCTAGAAGCAGTGCAATATCCAAAATACTCTTGTTGGTGCTTAATAAATAGGACTTTGCCCTTTCTATTTTGATTTTTTTAGAATACTGCATAATGGTCATGCCCATTTTACCTTTAAAACACTTTGAAGCATAACTCATGGAGATATCCAGGTCCTTTGCCAACTTTTCCAGGGAGACATGGTTTTCGATATTTACGTGCAGATATTGAAGAATCTTATTGACAATAAAGGTATCTGTAACTACTGCATCATAGATAAGAAGATCCAAGTATTTTGAAGCGATCTCCAGTTCTAAAGCTTGAAGCTCTTTTATGGTGGATGCTTTAAAAATTTTCATGTAAAACTTGTTGTAAAGGTCACTGAAGCTTTCCTTAAAGGTGGCTTTTGCTAAAACTTCTCTGATAAAAACGATGTTCCACATAAAAAGGTCATTTTTTTTATGTTCAAATAAAATGTCATTTTCAAGTTCTTCTTTATGTTTATTTTTTATTAATTCAATAATGGCATCTTTTGAATTAGATTCTACAAGCAATGAAATGATAGGACTAAAGAAATATTTATCCGAAATAAAGCCATCCAGAGGCATAAAATCACTCCCTTGATAAGAAACTGATTTGCTTTAATGTAACATGATACAAAAATACTGGTCAATAGAAAATGGAAAATTTGATACAAAAAATACTAAATATATACAAATGTTCTAAGATGGCTTTGATATAATACTTTTGAAAGATACGAATTATAAATTTCATGGAGAGGGAAACGATATGAATAAACACGCGATATTTCACATTACTACCGCTCCTTATGCTTATGCAAAAGATAAGGATACACTAAGTCTCAGAGTTCGAACAGCAAAAAATGATATGAGAGAGGTAAAGGTACATTATAAATGCAGATATGACTGGCAAAATCCTTTTAAAGAAAAAACGATGAAACTTTTTGCACAAACGGATCTCTTTGATTTTTATGAAGCAGATGTGCAAATAGAAAAGAACAGATACAGATATTATTTTGAGTTCATTGATCGGGAAGGAAATCAATTATATCTGGATGAAAGAGGACTTCAGGAAGAACTTATAGAAGGTCCAGAGATCCCAGGTTTTCAATATGCTTATATTGGA from Defluviitalea raffinosedens carries:
- a CDS encoding carbohydrate ABC transporter permease, giving the protein MEDINVSKEISNDKSLFLKALKKGDLVTKLSFIIMGLGCILRGQIVKGLFYLALQVCFIVYILNSGWYYLSNLTTLGKFEQYQIWNEELQIYEYKPGDNSMLILLFGVVSLFIIAAIIVMYIKSVKQAYRCELLRKAGKKPSTFIEDVKDLFDKNFHMTLLTFPTIAVTLTIIMPLTFMILMAFTNFDRNHQPPGKLFTWVGFENFRNIIWTNPQMSTTFVGILIWTFIWAFFATFSNYILGMLLAIIINKKGIKFKGFWRTLFVLTVAVPQFVSLMLMSRVFQDQGIANVILQNLGLIKTPIKFLTDGDIAKILVILVNIWIGVPYTMLITSGILMNIPDDLYESAKIDGAGPVTAFIKITLPYMLFVTTPYLITQFVGNINNFNVIYLLTEGKPFSLSYYQAGETDLLVTWLYKLTVNEQNYSLASTIGIIIFLISASLSLIAYNRSASIQKEDTFQ
- a CDS encoding sugar ABC transporter permease produces the protein MINQNKSNEVRTGYGMRNKIANAIIYVILTVLGILWIIPLVWLILQSLREEPGAYTSYVLPKNYTLDNYIRLFTETDLFNYPRWFMNTLIVAIFSCILSTLLVLSISYAFSRLKFKARKPMMNVALILRMFPGFMSIVAVYHILKAVGLDQSLAALVIVYSGGAALEYLIAKGFFDTIPKALDEAAIIDGATQSQVFWQVTLPLSKPIVTYTVLTSFIAPWIDFIFVSVIMKDNYQNYTIALGLHQMISRENLYNYFTRFCAGAVLIAIPITILFIIMQKNYVEGVTGGSVKG
- a CDS encoding alpha-amylase family glycosyl hydrolase, translated to MRKVLGIILCFVMLLMGGCSDHLQVNLIDDNYRNYYEIFVRSFYDSDGDGIGDIRGITEKLDYLKDNDFKTKKDLGIDGIWLMPIMPSPTYHKYDVTDYYSIDPQYGTMEDFEELIRKCNERGIKVIIDLVVNHTSAQHPWFLSAKKSLGIDPCGQEVCSYPELCREHNPYVKYYNFSQEQKAGYHSVDMPSGWYYEGQFWDQMPDLNLDNPEVRKEIENIGKFWIEKGVAGFRVDAVTSFYTGNTTKSVEFLKDFNERMEAYKKDVYIVGEVWSDAGTISEYYKSGADSFFNFPFADNSGKIVSVIRNRDGVGFSKSLEEWQSKIKSIDEDAIDAPFISNHDQSRSAGFLAQNLVHMKMAASLYQLMPGNTFIYYGEEIGMIGSGKDENKRLPMVWSVTNQKGITEAPPYADYTGTIEAGVAEQEKDQNSLLQFYKELIRIKNENPEIQRGKVTSLDLENPAVCAYSLEYNGSKIYVIHNLADEQADLDLSGDKYSDLKIRGELKTNGGKITLKNGRLTMPSMSTVVLKY
- a CDS encoding helix-turn-helix domain-containing protein, translating into MPLDGFISDKYFFSPIISLLVESNSKDAIIELIKNKHKEELENDILFEHKKNDLFMWNIVFIREVLAKATFKESFSDLYNKFYMKIFKASTIKELQALELEIASKYLDLLIYDAVVTDTFIVNKILQYLHVNIENHVSLEKLAKDLDISMSYASKCFKGKMGMTIMQYSKKIKIERAKSYLLSTNKSILDIALLLGFYDQSHFTRTFKAFTGITPTQYRNNNYL